The following coding sequences lie in one Chlamydiota bacterium genomic window:
- a CDS encoding carboxypeptidase regulatory-like domain-containing protein has translation MYCLKNFFRSIFFSFFVFLITSSICLGAESGSISGEVKTSEDILLSDIAVVAFDVSDQVLSNYAFTDVNGQYKILDLPPGDYYLYTSNEEGYSDELYQNIPCSNQNCNLVDGTPVHVGEGADTPGIDFELNVGQLSITGKVSDVATGSPLKEVEVDLYDQGGNYQALDYSDADGNYHFYDLKSGVYYLTTFDTAFYVDELYNNISCEGGHCNILEGTPVNVGETAAQIDFSLVKSAVMTVTGDNAYVLFVNGVEIGRDDDWTTVENYEVALNDGDSIALEVTDAGWIASVACQIEKDGIIKQVTDFTWQVSTTLQEGWQASGFDH, from the coding sequence ATGTATTGTCTTAAAAATTTCTTCCGAAGTATTTTCTTTTCCTTTTTTGTTTTCCTCATCACATCTTCTATCTGTTTAGGGGCCGAATCGGGTTCGATTTCTGGAGAAGTGAAGACTTCAGAGGATATCCTGCTTTCTGATATCGCTGTGGTGGCCTTTGATGTGAGCGATCAGGTTTTGTCCAACTATGCCTTTACGGATGTGAATGGGCAGTATAAGATTTTAGATTTGCCGCCGGGCGATTACTATCTTTATACCTCTAATGAAGAGGGGTATTCCGATGAGCTTTATCAGAATATTCCCTGTTCGAATCAGAATTGTAATTTGGTCGATGGAACTCCTGTTCATGTAGGTGAGGGAGCGGATACCCCAGGAATTGACTTTGAATTGAATGTAGGTCAGCTTTCCATTACGGGAAAGGTTTCGGACGTTGCAACTGGAAGTCCACTTAAAGAGGTTGAGGTTGATTTGTACGACCAAGGCGGAAACTATCAGGCATTGGACTATAGCGATGCCGATGGGAATTATCATTTTTATGATTTGAAATCGGGAGTTTATTATTTGACTACGTTTGATACGGCTTTTTATGTCGATGAGCTTTATAACAATATTTCGTGTGAGGGGGGGCATTGTAATATTTTAGAGGGAACACCTGTGAATGTTGGAGAAACGGCTGCACAGATTGATTTTTCATTAGTCAAATCAGCGGTGATGACGGTGACCGGGGACAATGCCTATGTCCTCTTTGTGAATGGGGTTGAAATCGGTCGAGATGACGACTGGACAACGGTGGAAAATTATGAGGTTGCGTTAAACGACGGGGACTCTATTGCCCTTGAAGTCACAGACGCCGGCTGGATTGCAAGCGTGGCATGCCAGATCGAGAAAGACGGGATCATTAAGCAAGTCACAGATTTTACATGGCAGGTCTCTACGACTCTTCAAGAAGGATGGCAAGCGAGTGGTTTTGATCACT